Proteins encoded in a region of the Rutidosis leptorrhynchoides isolate AG116_Rl617_1_P2 chromosome 9, CSIRO_AGI_Rlap_v1, whole genome shotgun sequence genome:
- the LOC139869304 gene encoding protein SRC2-like encodes MDVYPLDITVISASGLKNVNYFMKMGVYVVVSLISTNAIIKQKTHVSNGNKNPRWNRRISFVVEESAIRTSTLLFILRSKRVLGDRIIGEVMIPVHELLDNGPSNGEHVVEYQVCSIKGKSRGTLTFSHQFKEKSNIDNNGMCPYVYAMQQHGTQQR; translated from the coding sequence ATGGATGTTTACCCGTTGGACATCACCGTTATCTCTGCAAGCGGCTTGAAAAATGTTAACTATTTCATGAAAATGGGTGTGTACGTTGTGGTTTCATTAATAAGCACAAACGCAATCATCAAACAAAAGACACATGTTTCAAATGGCAACAAGAATCCTAGATGGAACCGAAGAATAAGTTTTGTTGTTGAAGAATCCGCCATCCGAACAAGCACCCTCTTATTCATTCTCCGTAGCAAACGTGTTTTAGGTGATCGAATCATTGGTGAGGTTATGATCCCGGTTCATGAACTTCTTGACAATGGGCCAAGTAATGGTGAACATGTAGTTGAATACCAAGTTTGCTCGATTAAAGGCAAATCTAGAGGCACCCTTACATTTTCTCACCAATTTAAGGAAAAGAGCAATATCGATAACAATGGAATGTGTCCTTATGTATATGCCATGCAACAACATGGTACGCAACAAAGGTAG